The Desulfofalx alkaliphila DSM 12257 genome contains a region encoding:
- the wecB gene encoding non-hydrolyzing UDP-N-acetylglucosamine 2-epimerase: MLKVLTVFGTRPEAIKMAPLVLELQKTEGIQCSVAVTAQHREMLDQVLELFGITPQYDLNIMQAGQTLFDITNRALSGLKEVLEDNKPQLVLVHGDTTTTFVASLAAFYKQIPVGHVEAGLRTHNKYSPYPEEMNRQLTGVLADLHFAPTVKAKENLLKEGIDEKNIFVTGNTVIDALKSTVKEKYIFNIPELDSIDFERRRVLLLTTHRRENLGGPMEQIYLALKDIVKSHGDVEIVFPVHKNPAVRQVVQRVLGDTERVHIIEPLDYQPFINLMQRSYLVLTDSGGIQEEAPSLGKPVLVLRNTTERPEAVHAGTVRLIGTDRAEVHKHTTQLLENRQAYKAMAEAVNPYGDGHASRRIAGTLCYKFNLNNYPPEEFTGI, encoded by the coding sequence ATGCTTAAGGTACTTACCGTATTTGGCACCAGACCCGAAGCCATAAAAATGGCACCCCTGGTACTGGAATTACAAAAAACAGAAGGCATACAATGCAGCGTTGCAGTTACCGCCCAGCACCGGGAGATGCTCGATCAGGTGCTGGAGCTTTTTGGTATTACCCCCCAATATGATCTCAACATCATGCAGGCAGGGCAAACCCTGTTTGATATCACCAACCGGGCACTTTCCGGTTTAAAAGAAGTGCTTGAAGATAATAAACCCCAGCTGGTGCTGGTGCATGGCGATACCACCACCACCTTTGTGGCTTCACTGGCCGCCTTTTATAAGCAAATACCGGTTGGCCACGTGGAGGCGGGTCTGCGCACCCATAACAAGTATTCCCCCTATCCCGAAGAGATGAACCGGCAGCTGACCGGGGTGCTGGCAGATTTGCACTTTGCCCCCACGGTCAAGGCCAAGGAAAATTTGTTAAAAGAGGGAATAGACGAGAAAAATATCTTTGTTACCGGCAATACTGTAATAGATGCCCTAAAGTCCACCGTAAAAGAAAAATATATTTTTAATATTCCGGAGCTTGACAGCATAGACTTTGAAAGGCGCCGGGTATTATTGCTAACCACCCACCGCAGGGAAAACCTCGGGGGGCCCATGGAGCAAATCTACCTGGCCTTGAAGGATATAGTAAAGAGCCATGGGGATGTGGAAATTGTATTTCCGGTCCACAAAAACCCGGCGGTACGGCAGGTGGTACAGCGGGTGCTGGGCGATACCGAGCGGGTGCATATTATCGAACCCCTTGATTACCAGCCCTTTATTAACCTCATGCAGCGCAGCTACCTGGTACTTACCGACTCCGGCGGCATACAGGAAGAAGCCCCCTCACTGGGCAAACCGGTGCTGGTGTTAAGAAATACCACCGAGCGCCCCGAGGCGGTACATGCAGGTACGGTGCGCCTGATCGGTACAGACCGGGCAGAGGTACATAAACATACCACTCAACTGCTGGAAAACCGCCAAGCCTATAAAGCCATGGCAGAAGCTGTAAATCCCTACGGCGACGGACATGCATCCCGCCGAATTGCCGGGACACTTTGTTACAAATTTAACTTAAACAATTATCCACCGGAGGAATTTACTGGCATTTAA
- the gap gene encoding type I glyceraldehyde-3-phosphate dehydrogenase — MTVRIAINGFGRIGRNVLRAMVERGLLQQGSALDIVAVNDLTDAQTLAHLLEYDSVHGQLKADVACTDNSLLIKGKEIQVFKETDPAKLPWKKLGVDLVIESTGRFNTGPAASKHLAAGAKKVILTAPGKEVDATIVMGVNDADYDAAKHNIISNASCTTNCLAPFAKVLNDRFGIVRGLMTTVHSYTNDQRILDLPHKDLRRARAAGQSIIPTTTGAAKAVALVLPELKGKLNGFAMRVPTPNVSVVDLVVELETQTTAEEINAALKEAAQGPLKGILAYSSLPLVSKDFNGNPHSSIIDGLSTMVMEGNLAKVVSWYDNEWGYSNRVLDLAIMVAKSLKCNN, encoded by the coding sequence ATGACAGTTAGAATTGCTATTAACGGTTTTGGCCGTATTGGAAGAAATGTACTGCGGGCGATGGTAGAAAGGGGCCTGCTGCAGCAGGGCAGCGCCCTTGATATTGTAGCAGTGAACGACCTTACAGATGCGCAGACCCTGGCCCACTTGCTGGAATACGATTCAGTGCACGGCCAATTAAAGGCCGATGTGGCCTGCACCGATAATTCCCTGCTTATAAAGGGCAAAGAAATACAGGTATTTAAGGAAACCGATCCGGCTAAACTTCCCTGGAAAAAACTCGGTGTGGACCTTGTGATTGAGTCCACCGGCCGTTTTAACACCGGCCCCGCTGCCTCTAAACACCTTGCGGCCGGGGCAAAAAAAGTAATTCTCACTGCACCGGGCAAAGAGGTGGATGCCACCATAGTTATGGGAGTAAACGATGCTGACTATGATGCGGCTAAGCACAACATTATATCCAACGCCTCCTGCACCACCAACTGCTTGGCGCCCTTTGCCAAGGTACTAAACGACAGGTTTGGCATTGTCAGGGGCTTGATGACCACAGTGCACTCTTACACCAACGACCAGCGCATTTTAGACCTGCCCCACAAAGACCTGCGCCGGGCCCGGGCTGCGGGACAGTCTATCATACCCACAACCACCGGGGCGGCCAAAGCGGTGGCCCTGGTACTGCCTGAGCTTAAAGGAAAATTAAACGGCTTTGCCATGCGGGTACCCACCCCCAACGTATCTGTGGTGGATCTGGTGGTGGAACTAGAGACCCAAACCACCGCCGAAGAGATTAACGCCGCCTTAAAGGAAGCCGCCCAGGGGCCCTTGAAGGGCATACTGGCTTACAGCTCCCTGCCGCTGGTTTCGAAAGATTTTAACGGCAATCCCCATTCATCCATAATAGACGGTTTATCCACCATGGTTATGGAAGGGAACCTGGCCAAGGTGGTTTCCTGGTACGACAACGAGTGGGGCTACTCAAACCGGGTGCTGGATTTGGCAATTATGGTGGCTAAATCATTAAAATGTAACAATTAA
- a CDS encoding ATP synthase subunit I, with amino-acid sequence MKHTSFLLVFALGYLLLDPQSSFRWGLAVGSAVGMINLVLSYNRVRLFGTMPASIGEVFLRIAIMMRWVIIIGVLFLAFYIEMLDMLSVAVGIILPHILTVIDYAIYLVKKKDA; translated from the coding sequence TTGAAACATACTTCATTTCTTCTGGTTTTTGCTTTAGGGTACCTGCTTTTAGACCCCCAATCGTCCTTTAGGTGGGGGCTGGCGGTAGGGTCTGCAGTGGGCATGATTAACCTGGTGCTGTCATACAACCGGGTGAGGCTGTTTGGCACCATGCCGGCCAGCATCGGCGAAGTGTTTTTGCGCATTGCAATAATGATGCGCTGGGTGATAATTATCGGCGTACTTTTTTTGGCCTTTTACATTGAAATGCTGGATATGCTCAGCGTGGCCGTGGGAATAATTTTACCCCATATTTTAACGGTGATAGATTACGCCATATACCTGGTCAAGAAAAAAGATGCATAA
- a CDS encoding GerMN domain-containing protein codes for MKRRWLPVIGLMLAALMVFAAGCGGGDKQAEPQGDPDDKGQDTQQIEVTLYFSDDQAMYLVPEQRIIEVESDDPEVVGKAVIEALIEGSDTLLKTVPEESQVLSIEVVENAALVDFNRALKDNHWGGSTGETFTVYSIVNSLAKNIGVNEVQFTIEGEIEESIFGHMPTTEPFTPNFDLIKE; via the coding sequence ATGAAAAGAAGATGGCTACCTGTTATTGGTCTGATGTTGGCTGCCCTAATGGTATTTGCGGCGGGCTGCGGTGGAGGAGATAAGCAAGCAGAGCCCCAAGGGGATCCGGATGACAAGGGACAAGATACTCAACAAATAGAAGTGACACTGTACTTTTCTGACGACCAGGCCATGTACCTAGTGCCTGAACAGCGCATTATCGAGGTGGAAAGCGATGACCCAGAGGTGGTGGGCAAGGCAGTGATTGAAGCCCTCATTGAAGGTTCTGACACCCTGTTAAAGACAGTGCCCGAAGAAAGCCAGGTGCTGTCAATTGAGGTGGTAGAAAACGCAGCCCTGGTAGATTTTAACCGGGCACTTAAAGACAACCACTGGGGCGGCTCCACCGGCGAAACCTTTACCGTATACAGCATAGTTAACTCCTTAGCCAAAAACATCGGAGTAAACGAGGTGCAATTTACCATCGAAGGGGAAATAGAAGAAAGCATTTTTGGACATATGCCAACAACAGAACCCTTTACACCAAACTTTGATTTAATAAAAGAATAG
- a CDS encoding MazG-like family protein — protein sequence MQTKNVVLPKLNNLSPTLESTALKLMEETGELAQAIGKLRGMSGERPAVNEQEAMQLIARELLDVAQTAVSMMFVLEEQYNIDISEIRDQHIEKLVRKGYLTE from the coding sequence ATGCAAACCAAAAATGTGGTCCTGCCAAAATTAAATAATCTTTCGCCCACCTTGGAATCTACCGCACTTAAGCTGATGGAGGAAACCGGCGAGCTGGCCCAGGCCATTGGCAAGTTAAGGGGAATGAGCGGCGAAAGGCCGGCAGTTAACGAACAAGAGGCAATGCAGCTAATTGCCCGGGAGTTATTAGATGTGGCCCAAACGGCAGTATCCATGATGTTTGTTTTAGAAGAACAGTACAACATAGATATTTCGGAAATACGGGACCAACACATAGAAAAGTTGGTTAGAAAGGGTTATTTAACGGAATAA
- a CDS encoding AtpZ/AtpI family protein, with product MNITKTHNKNGNGKNALLHAVGVTTTIGVEMAVTTTVGFYAGKYLDNRFDTEPIFLILGILLGLGIGVMGIVKTLEVFFKNGNNSK from the coding sequence ATGAATATTACGAAAACTCATAATAAAAACGGTAACGGTAAAAATGCATTACTGCATGCAGTTGGGGTTACCACCACCATTGGGGTGGAGATGGCGGTGACCACAACGGTGGGCTTTTACGCCGGCAAGTACCTGGACAACAGGTTCGATACCGAGCCCATATTTTTAATCCTTGGCATACTGCTGGGTTTAGGCATAGGGGTAATGGGTATCGTTAAAACCTTAGAGGTGTTTTTTAAAAACGGCAATAACAGCAAATAA